GCACGTACCCAGAACGAGGTCTTCGCTGAGGTCTCGAAGGACCTGCTCGCCAAGGGACTCGTCAAGGATGCCTTCCTCGAGAACATCATGGAACGCGAGGCTGGATATCCTACTGGCATGAACATGGCCCCCCTGAGCGACAGGCTCCCCAACTTCGCGGTCCCCCACACCGAGGTGGAGTTCGTCAACACATGCCGTCTCGTGCCCGTGCGGCTTCTGAGGCCGGTCACGTGGCATGACATGATCTCCCCCGACGACTCGTTCGACGTCTCGTTCCTGTTCATGATTCTCAATGACGACGCCGAGGCCCAGGTGGGGATCCTCGCTCGGATCATGGACTTCGTGAATGCCTCCGGTGTGGACGCGATGGTTGACTTCTTCAACCTCGATGACCCTAAGTCCATATACGACTACCTCGTGGGTCATTTCCCCCAGAGGGCAGAGTAGCTGCGTCATATCAGGTGCAATGGGCAGCCGAATATGCCCAGAAAGACATAGTAGGAGGAGAGAGACATGATCAAGATTCTTGCGGCGTGCGGTGCAGGTGTCAACTCGAGCCATCAGATCAAGGATGCGCTCGAGAAGGAGATGAAGGCCAGGGGTTACAACGTTTCATGCGATGCCGTGATGATCAAGGACATCACGGAGGGCATGCTGGCCCACTATGACATCTTTGCCCAGATCGCCAAGACGGACCTCGGGTTCGAGGTCAAGATCCCCGTGGTCGACGCAGGTCCGATCCTGTATCGCATGCCTGCCATGGCCAAGCCTGTCTATGACGCTGTGGAGAAGGTCATCAAGGATAACGGGCTCTCGTAACACGTTGCACTTCCGTGGTCGGTCTTCCCGGAACCAGCCGCGGCGTAATAGCAGATCTTCAGTAGTACCGCTGACGCGGGTGACAGAGGGGGTTAGATGGACGCAATAATCAGCTTTGCCAATGCGGTGTTCCAGCCCATCATTGATTTGGGCGCGGCACCGATGATGGTGATAATCCTCACGATTATCGCCATGTGCTTCAAGGTGAAGTTCACTGACGCACTTATGGGTGGCCTCAAGCTCGGTATCGCACTTACCGGCATCTCAGCCATCATCAACATCCTTACGTCTGCCTTTGGCGATGCCATGACGGCATTCGTCAGCTCGACCGGCATCCAGCTCACGATTACCGACCTTGGTTGGGCGCCACTGGCAACGATCACGTGGGGCTCGCCCTATACGCTCTTCTTCCTGATGATCATGGTCATCGTCGATGCTGTCATGATCGTGCTCGACAAGACCAATACCATAGACGTTGACGTCTTCGACATCTGGCACCTTGCCTTCGTGGGGCTTGCCTGCATGTACTTCGGTGCGAACCTGATCGTGGCGACGCTCCTGGTCGTGTTCATCGGCGTGCTCAAGATCATCAACTCCGACCTCATGAAGCCGACCTTCACGGACCTGCTTGATGCTCCCGAGGCCAACCCGATGACCACCACGCACATGAACTACATGATGAACCCCGTCATTATGGTCTTCAATAAGTTCTTCGACAAGTTCCTTCCCTGGCTCGACAAGTACGACTTCGACGCAGCCAAGCTCAACTCCAAGATCGGGTTCTGGGGTTCCAAGTTCGCCATCGGCATCTACCTTGGTATCTTCGTCGGTCTGCTGGGTCACCAGGACATCAAGTCCATCTGCACGTTGGCCCTCACCGCAGCCGTCTGCCTCGAGCTCTTCAGCCTGATCGGGTCTTGGTTCATCTCCGCCATCGAGCCCCTTTCCCAGGGAATCACCAACTTCGCGAACTCCAAGCTGCAAGGTCGTACCCTGAACGTCGGGCTCGACTGGCCGTTCCTCGCGGGTCGCGCCGAGATTTGGGCCGCCGCGAACGTCCTTGCCCCCATCATGCTCCTTGAGTCGCTCGTGCTTCCTGGCAACGGTCTCCTTCCCCTCGGCGGCATCATCGCCATGGGTCTCACGCCCGCGCTGCTCGTCGTGACCCGCGGCAAGATGATTCGTATGATCGTCATCGGTGCCATCGTGCTTCCTGTGTTCCTGTGGGCTGGTACGCTCGTGGCTCCGTTCGTCACCGAGACGGCCATTCAGGTCGGTGCCTTCCCCTCGTCTGTCGCTGCAGGCACCTTGATCTCGGATACGACGATGGAAGGGCCTATCGAGAAGTTCCTGGCCTTCCTGGTCGGTAACGCAAGCACGGGCCAGATCACGTTCATGATCTATGCGCTCCTTGCCCTCGTCGCCTACCTCCTTATCTTCCTCTGGTACCGTCGTGAGATGCAGAAGCGTAATGCCGAGTATGTCAAGGAGGGCAAGTGCCATCCTGACAAGCTCGTTACCGGCAAGTTCTGTGACGTCCCGGTTCCCGAGACGGTCCCTGAGGGTGCTCCTGAGGGTGCCGCTGCTTCCGAAGGCTCGACGGAATAGTTCCTCTCTCCTTGCTTGAAAGGTTTGCCTGGTATGGGCGGTCACGGCTATGGCTGTGACCGCTCACGCTCATGTCGGGGGAGATGCATGCACTTCGACCTGGCGCTAGTGGCTTCTCGCGACAGCTACCGTGCTGCGTTCGATGAGCTTTCCGGGGACCAGTATGCTTAGCGGCTCGTGTGCTCCGGACTTGGGGCCGATGACCTTCTCGAAGGCGAGACGGCCTACCTGGTGGTTGTCAAAGCGAACTGTGGTGAGGCTCACGTGAGGGACGATTCCGCCCAATGCGTCATCGACCCCGACGACGCTCACGTCTTCGGGGACACGCTTGCCGGCATCGCGAAGCGCCGCCATGGCCCCATAGGCCATGGCATCGTTCGAGGCGTATATGGCCGTGCATGAGGGATCCCTCGCAAGGGCCGCCCCCGCCTCATAGCCGCTGTCGGCAGACCAATCGCCCCGACGAATCTCCGGT
This genomic stretch from Atopobiaceae bacterium harbors:
- a CDS encoding PTS sugar transporter subunit IIA; amino-acid sequence: MAQEDKLFYPDTVYVSEARTQNEVFAEVSKDLLAKGLVKDAFLENIMEREAGYPTGMNMAPLSDRLPNFAVPHTEVEFVNTCRLVPVRLLRPVTWHDMISPDDSFDVSFLFMILNDDAEAQVGILARIMDFVNASGVDAMVDFFNLDDPKSIYDYLVGHFPQRAE